Proteins encoded within one genomic window of Flavobacterium sp. NG2:
- a CDS encoding T9SS type A sorting domain-containing protein, whose translation MNNTIIPVPANFRGYDQAQRDRFFGVLEIPVPFSLLNTNNQISVQLPDTGGHISSVALQVFNFSKNILSVNDYTFENDKVITVYPNPVDEELSLQSTSENILNATALIYTASGKLVQKQTIPNLNSKINVSNLTKGIYFIQISKENKKLKSIKFSKK comes from the coding sequence GTGAACAATACAATTATACCAGTTCCTGCGAATTTCAGAGGCTATGATCAAGCACAGAGAGACCGATTCTTTGGTGTTTTAGAAATACCTGTTCCATTTAGCTTATTAAATACTAATAATCAAATCAGCGTACAACTACCCGATACAGGAGGCCATATAAGTTCCGTGGCCTTACAAGTTTTCAATTTTAGTAAAAATATATTATCGGTTAATGATTATACATTCGAAAATGATAAAGTGATAACAGTGTATCCAAATCCAGTTGACGAAGAACTTTCGTTACAATCCACTTCTGAAAATATTTTAAATGCCACTGCACTCATTTATACTGCTTCGGGAAAATTGGTTCAAAAACAAACAATCCCAAACTTGAATTCAAAAATCAACGTAAGCAACTTAACTAAAGGAATCTATTTTATTCAAATTAGTAAAGAAAATAAAAAATTGAAAAGCATTAAATTTTCAAAAAAATAA
- a CDS encoding RagB/SusD family nutrient uptake outer membrane protein encodes MKQFNIKTKALSITFMACSLLSLSSCDEKDFLSIDNPNSVTEATFWKSPSQFNSALTTVYAAMQFQAISGVGIHEEELKADIGDTYTFFSPLAYRQLTYTDNSPQVVNKWNQLYIGIFRANQVINQINKVDASTFAPKEKESILAQARFLRAFFYFKLVHTYGKAVIRTEVSTTDLDKPTSTIQEVNDQVIIPDLTYAKENLPTRWTGLNVGRVTWGSATSLLGKVYLYDKKWAPAAAEFKEVIDSKIYSLTPNILDNFTDQNEFNSESILEVAYSSTANPGANGANVDDTPFASGAEANAIGGQYASISYGGFNTVVANYYLHELFTNDEIDTSNPINTTNVQSRRLTASICPKNFEGTYFGVTNSDTKVHAYRGLGLTALVKKGTNWYQGTSEIPLNRSGINFRHIRLADVYLMYAEAVLNATSDVNEAIKYIDLVRARAGVKTLTQYLAANSNTFPQLHISKQRYTTQPMVAPTKQNILTHIQMVERPLELCFEGFRWNDLVRWGLVKDVFTTLDSDLNWKKNNLATILNKAPIYIEGSVNLLALLGIQNYSSAVHDYFPIPAAELQSNKGL; translated from the coding sequence ATGAAACAATTTAATATAAAAACAAAAGCTTTGTCCATTACATTTATGGCATGCTCTTTACTTTCTCTCTCTAGTTGTGATGAGAAAGATTTTCTATCGATTGACAATCCTAACTCAGTAACGGAGGCTACTTTTTGGAAGTCACCTTCACAATTCAATAGTGCCTTAACAACAGTATATGCTGCTATGCAATTTCAAGCTATTAGTGGTGTAGGTATTCATGAGGAAGAATTGAAAGCAGATATTGGAGATACTTACACTTTTTTTTCTCCTTTGGCATACAGACAATTAACCTACACTGACAATTCACCTCAAGTAGTTAATAAATGGAACCAATTGTATATTGGAATTTTTAGAGCTAATCAAGTGATTAATCAAATTAATAAAGTGGACGCATCTACTTTTGCTCCAAAAGAAAAAGAATCTATATTAGCACAAGCACGTTTTTTGAGAGCCTTTTTTTACTTCAAATTAGTGCATACTTATGGAAAAGCAGTCATAAGAACTGAAGTTTCTACAACTGATTTAGATAAACCTACCAGCACCATTCAAGAAGTAAATGATCAGGTTATTATTCCCGATTTAACTTATGCTAAAGAAAACCTACCAACAAGATGGACTGGACTTAATGTGGGTAGAGTAACATGGGGAAGTGCCACTTCATTGCTAGGTAAAGTTTATTTGTATGATAAGAAATGGGCACCTGCAGCAGCGGAATTTAAAGAAGTGATTGATTCTAAAATTTATTCATTAACTCCAAATATTTTAGATAACTTCACAGATCAAAATGAATTTAATTCTGAATCCATTTTAGAAGTTGCCTATAGCTCGACAGCTAATCCTGGAGCTAATGGAGCTAATGTTGATGACACTCCTTTTGCTTCGGGAGCCGAAGCGAACGCAATTGGGGGTCAATATGCCTCTATTAGTTACGGTGGGTTTAATACTGTAGTAGCAAACTATTACTTACATGAATTATTTACTAATGACGAGATTGACACCTCAAACCCAATCAATACAACTAATGTGCAATCTAGAAGATTGACCGCTTCAATTTGTCCTAAGAATTTTGAAGGAACTTATTTCGGCGTTACAAACTCAGACACTAAAGTTCATGCTTATAGAGGTTTAGGATTAACTGCATTGGTGAAAAAAGGGACAAATTGGTATCAAGGAACTTCCGAAATTCCATTGAATCGAAGTGGAATTAATTTCAGACACATTCGCTTAGCAGATGTTTATTTGATGTATGCGGAAGCAGTATTAAATGCTACATCAGATGTCAATGAAGCTATCAAGTATATTGATTTAGTTCGAGCTCGTGCTGGAGTAAAAACATTGACACAATATTTAGCCGCTAATAGTAATACCTTCCCTCAGCTACATATTAGCAAACAAAGGTATACAACTCAGCCGATGGTAGCTCCTACCAAACAAAACATATTGACTCATATCCAAATGGTAGAAAGACCATTAGAATTGTGTTTTGAAGGATTTAGATGGAATGATTTAGTACGCTGGGGACTTGTAAAAGATGTTTTTACAACTTTGGATTCTGATCTCAATTGGAAAAAAAACAATTTAGCCACAATACTTAATAAAGCACCTATATATATAGAAGGTTCAGTAAATTTATTAGCATTATTAGGGATTCAAAATTATAGTTCTGCAGTACATGACTATTTCCCAATTCCAGCTGCTGAATTACAAAGTAATAAAGGTTTATAA
- a CDS encoding TonB-dependent receptor, whose translation MKKKDGFWKKTFPIMFFLLSFCVMNAQKRITGQIKDDTGFPLPGVTVLITGSSTGVVSDIDGKYTIVAKETDVLSFSFIGFKTQKKTVGTASQINIKMITDAKVLDEVVVNVGYGKQKVKEVTGAVVQVKSDIIDRAPVSDISEAIQGRVAGVNVQAASGRPGESANVQIRGVGSLLGKLEPLYVVDGVPYESNPNIAPDQVETMDILKDGAAAAIYGVRASNGVILITTKRGKQGNIAVDLATYTGIQNITSGTPLMNTQQQLFADFSIEPVLNSGNLPGYFITTPELLNYDSNYVKDVQNNNAIIRNYNLGISGGTKDLSLNFNTSYYNQDGVLINSGFDRLSSRLTAQFTKGKFKAFATIGLSDENRTQEPWGLYEYSIGQKPWQIPLGDLDISGANEVNIPVDNTIYFGYLAKQLQNTDDRKTATTNIALNLEYEILKGLSYKISLSKNKYDYKRKFFIPTYLIYGLDGSLNATASTVQAQLQEDYNFSERNVIENMLNYNLKLGKHKFTTTAVSSYEEFYAKQFSIGAIGFPTNDTQEIGQGQEAKAPSSFVNEYTLAGLLGRFQYNYDERYLFSASIRRDGSSKFVNNRYANFPSVSAGWNITEEKFFKNSSLNNAVKSLKLRASYAQIGNQDIPPYSASTQLETGVNYLFGPSEVITSGLIQRRYANPDLKWETSISKNIGIDLAMFNNKFTLNADVYSNDKQDMLLPYQTPPSAGTTQPNAETTYNPIYVNAGKMTNKGIEIASAYRNQFKNGLKYDISATFTKNVNEIVDLNGIQRGYPNGRPTLSLGNAIDQTTFFAVGHEAGSFFLLNNLGVIKTDEQLAAYKAKVPSVNAQKGDIMYDDIDGNGKIDENDRVYSGSGQPDFEAGLNVDLKYKNWDLSVQSYLTYGAELFNGARFFAYAQGRHLDQFSQWSPQNPTSDIPSFRKSSLSESVRARSDYWLEDGTYFRLRNITLGYSLPKEILDKYGIGKLRLYLTGFNPFTFTKYTGYDPEVGGNGISTRGVDSGNYPVARRFVLGAQVKF comes from the coding sequence ATGAAAAAAAAGGATGGATTTTGGAAAAAGACATTTCCAATAATGTTTTTTCTCTTAAGTTTTTGTGTCATGAATGCACAAAAAAGAATAACTGGACAAATAAAGGATGACACTGGATTTCCGTTACCTGGAGTTACCGTTTTAATAACAGGTAGTTCCACTGGTGTGGTTTCTGATATTGACGGGAAATATACTATCGTTGCTAAAGAAACAGATGTATTAAGTTTTTCTTTCATTGGTTTTAAAACCCAAAAGAAAACTGTAGGGACTGCATCTCAAATTAACATCAAGATGATTACTGACGCTAAAGTACTTGATGAAGTTGTAGTAAATGTGGGTTATGGAAAACAGAAGGTAAAAGAAGTAACTGGAGCTGTTGTTCAAGTTAAGTCAGATATTATTGATCGTGCTCCTGTTTCTGATATCAGTGAAGCCATACAAGGTCGTGTAGCTGGTGTAAATGTTCAAGCAGCAAGTGGACGACCTGGAGAATCTGCCAACGTACAAATTCGTGGAGTGGGTTCTTTATTAGGAAAACTAGAACCTTTATATGTTGTGGATGGAGTTCCTTATGAATCTAATCCAAACATCGCTCCTGATCAAGTAGAAACGATGGACATTTTAAAAGATGGAGCTGCTGCGGCAATATATGGAGTAAGAGCATCTAATGGGGTAATATTGATTACTACAAAAAGAGGAAAACAAGGCAATATAGCCGTTGACCTAGCAACCTACACTGGGATTCAGAATATTACTTCAGGTACACCTTTGATGAATACCCAACAACAATTGTTTGCTGATTTTTCAATTGAGCCTGTACTTAATTCAGGAAATCTACCAGGGTATTTTATTACTACACCTGAATTGCTAAACTATGACAGTAATTATGTTAAAGATGTACAAAACAATAACGCAATTATTAGAAATTATAATTTGGGGATTTCTGGAGGAACAAAAGATTTGTCTTTAAATTTTAATACTAGCTATTACAATCAAGATGGTGTCTTAATAAATTCAGGTTTTGATCGATTGAGTTCAAGACTAACAGCACAATTTACTAAAGGCAAATTCAAAGCTTTTGCCACTATTGGTTTGTCTGATGAAAATCGCACCCAAGAACCTTGGGGGTTATATGAATATAGTATTGGTCAAAAACCATGGCAAATTCCTTTAGGAGACTTAGATATTAGCGGTGCAAATGAAGTTAACATTCCAGTAGACAACACCATATATTTTGGCTATTTAGCAAAACAACTACAAAACACGGATGATAGAAAAACTGCAACGACTAACATTGCTTTGAATTTAGAATATGAAATTCTTAAAGGATTAAGCTATAAAATTAGTTTAAGTAAGAATAAATACGACTACAAACGTAAGTTTTTTATCCCAACTTATTTAATCTATGGTTTAGATGGATCACTAAATGCAACAGCTTCTACTGTACAAGCCCAATTGCAAGAAGATTATAATTTCTCTGAAAGAAATGTAATTGAGAATATGTTAAATTACAATTTAAAATTAGGTAAACATAAATTCACCACCACTGCAGTATCTTCTTATGAAGAATTTTATGCTAAACAATTTTCAATTGGAGCCATTGGTTTCCCTACTAATGACACGCAAGAAATAGGCCAAGGACAAGAAGCAAAAGCACCCTCTAGCTTTGTTAATGAGTACACTTTGGCAGGATTGTTAGGAAGATTTCAATACAATTATGACGAACGTTATTTGTTCTCGGCCAGTATTCGTAGAGACGGATCTTCAAAATTTGTAAATAATCGCTATGCTAATTTCCCTTCAGTTTCTGCCGGATGGAATATTACTGAAGAAAAGTTCTTTAAAAATTCAAGCTTAAACAATGCTGTTAAAAGTTTAAAATTAAGAGCTAGTTATGCACAGATTGGAAATCAAGACATCCCTCCTTATTCTGCTTCAACCCAATTAGAAACGGGTGTAAATTATTTATTTGGACCTAGTGAAGTAATTACTTCTGGATTGATTCAAAGACGCTACGCTAATCCTGACTTGAAATGGGAAACAAGTATTTCTAAAAACATCGGTATCGATTTAGCGATGTTTAATAATAAGTTTACACTGAACGCTGATGTGTATAGCAATGATAAACAAGACATGCTTTTGCCATACCAAACACCTCCATCAGCTGGTACTACTCAGCCTAATGCAGAGACTACCTATAATCCTATTTATGTAAACGCTGGAAAAATGACAAATAAAGGTATTGAAATTGCCTCTGCATATAGAAACCAATTTAAAAATGGATTGAAATATGATATTTCGGCTACGTTTACAAAAAACGTGAATGAAATAGTTGATTTAAACGGTATTCAAAGAGGATATCCTAATGGTCGTCCTACTTTGTCTTTGGGTAATGCTATTGATCAAACAACCTTTTTTGCTGTAGGACACGAGGCAGGTTCGTTCTTTTTATTGAATAACTTAGGTGTTATCAAGACAGATGAACAATTAGCCGCATATAAAGCAAAAGTTCCAAGCGTAAACGCTCAAAAAGGGGACATCATGTATGACGATATTGATGGCAATGGAAAGATAGACGAGAATGACCGTGTATATTCAGGCTCTGGTCAACCTGATTTTGAAGCAGGACTAAATGTTGATTTGAAATATAAAAACTGGGATTTGTCTGTACAATCGTACTTGACATATGGAGCAGAGTTATTTAATGGAGCACGCTTCTTTGCCTATGCACAAGGAAGACATTTAGACCAGTTTAGTCAATGGTCTCCTCAAAATCCTACATCAGATATTCCAAGTTTTAGAAAAAGTTCATTAAGTGAAAGTGTAAGAGCAAGATCTGATTATTGGTTAGAAGATGGGACTTACTTTAGATTACGTAATATAACTTTAGGGTATTCATTGCCAAAGGAAATTCTTGATAAATATGGCATTGGTAAACTAAGATTATATTTGACAGGGTTTAATCCATTTACCTTTACTAAATATACCGGTTATGACCCAGAAGTTGGAGGAAATGGAATAAGTACTAGAGGGGTAGATAGTGGAAACTATCCAGTAGCAAGAAGATTTGTTCTAGGTGCCCAAGTTAAATTTTAA
- a CDS encoding glycoside hydrolase family 2 TIM barrel-domain containing protein, translated as MEHKTKLLSVKRIIRFSLLNLVILATNAQNVSQANTDFNFNWNFKLENNQNSNWKKVNLPHDWSVEASFDSIKGEGATGYLPGGMGWYKKNFNLKPSKNHTNYILFDGIYNNSEIWLNDKKLGTHPYGYSPFYYDLSASLKSNGANEIKVKVDRTRYADSRWYTGSGIYRNVNLITKYNLHIPIWGTYITTPKVDSQKSSIHLEIKVKNNFDKLENFELNTVFLDNKGVKVAEKSITGKVNAHKEEKFIIESVVNNPKLWDIDNPNLYTAVTTIKQNGKVIDENSTTFGIRTIKFDANTGFYLNGKNMKIKGVCLHHDAGLVGAAVPKDVWRRRFEKLKEAGVNAIRISHNPGSDEFISLCDEMGIMVQDEFFDEWDNPKDKRLNMKEQSVDAITRGYTEHFQEWAERDLKNTMLAHRNHPSIIQWSIGNEIEWTYDRNAQATGFFNNMDWSGNYFWSLPPNSIEKIKEKLQTLPREKYDIGVTAKKLAKWTKEMDTTRYVIANCILPSSSYESGYADALDIIGYSYRRVVYDYGHKNYPNLPIMGTENVAQWHEWKAIMERPFISGTFLWTGIDYMGESNKKWPEKGTPSGILDYAGFEKPSYHMMKSLWNAAPELYIATQTVDKSTYKIDDKTGEPVEKKKGAWEHALWVWHDVNEHWEYNQGAQTIVEVYSNCEEVELFLNDRSLGKKKLIDFEDHIYKWAVPFEAGKLTAKGTKSGSSIITERITPKQAHHIQLTTDKKELRADGYEVAHIVAQIMDANNNPVKTINPEITFTVDGNLKVLGVDNGAVDNVQKIQSNKIIPSQGRCLLIVQSKKGEAVSGSVKASAKELSSNTIQLTNNNLK; from the coding sequence GTGGAACATAAAACAAAACTCTTATCCGTCAAAAGAATAATTAGATTCAGTCTTTTGAATCTAGTCATACTAGCTACAAATGCTCAAAATGTATCACAAGCAAATACCGATTTTAATTTTAATTGGAATTTTAAACTTGAGAACAACCAAAACTCAAATTGGAAGAAAGTCAATTTACCCCATGATTGGAGTGTTGAAGCTTCTTTTGATTCGATTAAAGGAGAAGGGGCTACAGGGTATTTGCCTGGAGGAATGGGCTGGTACAAGAAAAACTTTAATTTAAAACCGAGCAAAAACCATACAAACTACATTCTTTTTGATGGGATTTATAATAATAGTGAAATCTGGCTGAATGATAAAAAATTAGGGACACATCCTTATGGGTATTCTCCATTTTATTACGACTTAAGTGCCAGCTTAAAAAGCAATGGTGCTAATGAAATAAAAGTAAAGGTTGATCGAACAAGGTATGCTGATAGTCGCTGGTATACTGGTTCAGGAATTTATAGAAATGTAAATTTAATCACGAAATACAATTTACATATCCCAATTTGGGGCACTTATATTACGACTCCAAAAGTGGACAGTCAAAAAAGTAGCATTCATTTAGAAATCAAAGTCAAAAATAACTTTGACAAGTTGGAGAACTTTGAACTGAACACTGTTTTCTTGGATAATAAAGGTGTTAAAGTTGCTGAAAAATCCATCACAGGAAAAGTAAATGCTCATAAAGAAGAAAAATTCATCATTGAATCAGTAGTAAATAATCCTAAATTATGGGATATCGATAATCCAAATTTATACACTGCTGTAACGACCATCAAACAAAATGGGAAAGTCATTGATGAAAACAGCACTACTTTTGGAATAAGAACCATCAAGTTTGATGCTAATACTGGTTTTTATCTCAATGGTAAGAATATGAAAATCAAAGGTGTTTGTTTGCATCATGATGCGGGTTTAGTAGGAGCAGCAGTTCCTAAAGACGTTTGGAGAAGACGTTTTGAAAAATTAAAAGAAGCAGGTGTGAATGCTATTAGAATTTCACACAATCCTGGTTCAGATGAATTTATTTCGCTTTGTGATGAAATGGGAATCATGGTTCAGGATGAGTTTTTTGACGAATGGGATAATCCAAAAGATAAAAGACTAAATATGAAAGAGCAATCCGTAGATGCTATTACTCGTGGATATACGGAACACTTTCAAGAATGGGCAGAACGTGATTTGAAAAACACCATGTTAGCTCATAGAAATCATCCGAGTATCATTCAGTGGAGTATTGGTAACGAAATAGAATGGACCTATGATAGAAATGCACAGGCAACAGGTTTCTTTAATAATATGGATTGGAGTGGGAATTATTTTTGGTCACTTCCACCAAATTCTATCGAGAAAATTAAAGAAAAACTCCAAACATTACCGAGAGAGAAATACGATATTGGCGTTACTGCCAAAAAATTGGCCAAATGGACAAAAGAAATGGATACCACTCGCTATGTAATTGCTAATTGCATTTTGCCTTCTTCCAGTTATGAGTCTGGATATGCCGATGCCTTAGATATCATAGGCTATAGCTACCGAAGAGTTGTTTATGACTACGGGCATAAAAACTACCCTAACTTGCCAATTATGGGGACTGAAAACGTAGCGCAATGGCACGAATGGAAAGCCATCATGGAACGTCCTTTTATTTCAGGAACTTTTTTGTGGACAGGGATTGATTATATGGGAGAATCTAATAAAAAATGGCCTGAAAAAGGAACGCCAAGTGGTATTTTAGATTATGCTGGTTTCGAAAAACCATCCTACCATATGATGAAATCTTTATGGAATGCGGCTCCTGAATTGTATATTGCAACTCAAACAGTTGATAAATCCACTTATAAAATAGATGATAAAACTGGTGAACCTGTTGAGAAAAAGAAAGGAGCTTGGGAGCATGCTTTGTGGGTTTGGCATGATGTAAATGAACATTGGGAATACAATCAAGGAGCTCAAACAATTGTTGAAGTATATTCCAATTGTGAGGAAGTGGAATTGTTTTTAAATGACCGTTCTTTAGGGAAGAAAAAATTAATTGATTTTGAAGACCATATTTATAAATGGGCAGTCCCTTTTGAAGCTGGAAAATTAACCGCTAAGGGAACTAAATCAGGTAGTTCGATTATTACGGAAAGAATCACACCTAAGCAAGCGCATCATATACAGTTGACAACAGATAAAAAAGAATTGAGAGCTGACGGTTATGAAGTAGCGCACATTGTTGCCCAAATCATGGATGCAAACAATAATCCTGTGAAAACTATAAATCCAGAAATTACTTTTACAGTCGATGGTAATTTAAAAGTATTAGGTGTTGATAATGGTGCTGTAGATAATGTTCAAAAAATACAATCAAATAAAATTATCCCATCTCAAGGGCGATGCTTACTAATTGTTCAATCTAAGAAAGGTGAGGCTGTTTCAGGTTCTGTTAAAGCAAGTGCAAAAGAACTAAGCAGTAACACAATTCAATTAACTAATAATAATTTAAAATAA
- a CDS encoding glycoside hydrolase family 117 protein, whose product MDVDHLSAATKRALQWDQNLGNEWFIEFGDLKPLKGDLAYEEGVVRRDPSAIIKENGKYYVWYSKSTGPTQGFGGDMENKKVFPWDRCDIWYATSQDGWTWKEEGVAIARGKKGSYDDRSVFTVEIMKWDGKYYLCYQTVEGIYNVRVKEKVGMAWSTSPDGPWTKLDAPILAPAENGVWKGKEDNRFLVEKKGDFDSHKTHDPCILPYKGKFYLYYKGEQMGEEMTFGGRQIRHGVAIADNPLGPYVKSPYNPISNSGHEICVWPYNGGIASLITTDGPEKNTLQWSPDGINFEIKASIKDAPHAIGLNRTADNEKEPTETLRWGLTHIYNNWNYQSIMRFSSERKTTHVAVGEKSVDGKTEKAESMHK is encoded by the coding sequence ATGGATGTGGATCATTTAAGTGCAGCAACAAAACGCGCTTTACAATGGGATCAAAACTTAGGAAATGAATGGTTCATCGAATTTGGTGATTTAAAACCACTGAAAGGGGACTTAGCTTATGAAGAAGGTGTAGTACGAAGAGATCCAAGTGCCATTATTAAAGAGAATGGTAAATATTATGTTTGGTATTCAAAAAGCACAGGTCCTACACAAGGTTTTGGAGGGGATATGGAAAATAAAAAAGTATTTCCTTGGGACAGATGTGATATTTGGTATGCTACTTCTCAAGATGGTTGGACATGGAAAGAAGAAGGTGTAGCAATCGCTAGAGGGAAAAAAGGTTCTTATGACGACCGTTCCGTTTTTACTGTTGAAATCATGAAATGGGATGGCAAATATTATTTGTGCTATCAAACAGTAGAAGGAATTTATAATGTGCGTGTAAAAGAAAAAGTAGGGATGGCTTGGTCAACTTCGCCAGACGGACCTTGGACTAAATTAGATGCACCAATTTTAGCTCCTGCTGAAAATGGAGTTTGGAAAGGTAAAGAAGACAACCGTTTCTTAGTGGAGAAAAAAGGTGACTTTGATAGTCATAAAACACACGACCCTTGTATCTTACCTTATAAAGGAAAATTCTATTTGTACTACAAAGGAGAACAAATGGGTGAAGAAATGACTTTTGGAGGTCGTCAAATCCGTCATGGTGTTGCCATTGCTGATAATCCATTAGGACCTTATGTGAAATCACCTTATAATCCAATTAGTAACAGTGGACATGAAATCTGTGTTTGGCCGTATAATGGCGGAATTGCTTCTTTAATTACTACAGATGGACCAGAAAAAAACACCTTACAATGGTCTCCTGATGGAATCAATTTTGAGATTAAAGCTTCTATTAAAGATGCGCCTCACGCTATTGGTTTAAATAGAACAGCGGACAATGAAAAAGAACCAACAGAAACTTTGCGTTGGGGACTAACTCATATCTATAACAACTGGAATTATCAAAGCATTATGCGTTTTTCATCTGAAAGAAAAACAACTCATGTGGCTGTTGGTGAAAAATCAGTTGACGGCAAAACTGAAAAGGCGGAAAGCATGCACAAATAA
- a CDS encoding IclR family transcriptional regulator, giving the protein MIPEKEDLKSNYNVPNLERGLQIIELLATHPKGLTLTEIIQTLDVTKSSAFRITNTLIFKNYLQKNETSKKITLSRKLLTLGISSMNEQSIVELSIDIMRALRDELKESVMLGVVLGQTGTILEQVSSSFPVKLYVEQGTHFHLHSSVGGKSILAFMPEEDAKPIIDGISFTKLTKNTIISKKTFKEELLQVRQKGYAIDNGEDIQGIHCIGAPIFNEYGYPVACLWITAPHGRLPHEEFEAKGKIILRYALEISLKLGYIAR; this is encoded by the coding sequence ATGATTCCAGAAAAAGAAGACCTAAAATCGAATTATAATGTTCCCAACCTTGAGCGAGGATTGCAAATTATTGAGTTGCTTGCTACACATCCTAAAGGGCTCACTTTGACTGAAATTATACAAACTTTAGATGTTACCAAGTCGAGTGCTTTTCGTATTACAAATACTTTGATATTTAAAAATTATTTGCAAAAAAACGAAACCTCCAAAAAAATTACGCTCTCTAGAAAATTGCTAACATTAGGGATTTCATCCATGAATGAGCAGAGTATCGTTGAACTTTCTATCGATATCATGCGAGCCTTGCGCGATGAACTTAAAGAATCTGTAATGTTAGGGGTTGTTTTAGGACAAACAGGAACTATTTTGGAACAAGTATCGTCTTCTTTCCCTGTTAAACTTTATGTAGAACAAGGAACTCACTTTCACCTTCATAGTTCGGTAGGAGGGAAATCCATTCTAGCTTTTATGCCTGAGGAAGATGCAAAACCTATAATAGATGGTATTAGTTTTACTAAACTAACAAAAAATACCATCATCTCAAAAAAGACTTTTAAAGAGGAATTACTTCAGGTAAGACAAAAGGGATATGCTATTGATAATGGTGAAGATATTCAAGGTATCCATTGTATAGGAGCTCCTATTTTTAATGAATACGGTTATCCTGTAGCTTGTTTGTGGATTACGGCTCCTCATGGTAGGTTGCCACATGAAGAATTTGAAGCTAAAGGAAAAATTATCCTTCGATATGCACTTGAAATAT